From the Sphingobium sp. RAC03 genome, the window CGCGCACTTGCAAAGCGCTGGCGGCGGTGGCGGTCATGACCGGCATCTTGTCGTCTTCCCCCTCTACGGGGCCTGTTCGCCTCATGGTCGGGGCTTTGCTCCAATCGATGCTCGCCTGCCTCCTGTTCCTGCGAGCGCCAGACCCCTCCGCCACGATGCTTCGGGTCGCGGTCATCATGATGATGCTTTCAAGCATCGGTGCCTTTGCACTGGCTCTGATGGGCGAGCGGCCGAAACATGCCCGCCGCCGGAGACAGCGCCATGCATAAGCGCTGCGCCATACCCATCATGCTTTGCATCGCGTCCATTTCAGAGCCAGCGCAGGCAGGCACCGCCACGATCGGCCGCACCTGGCCGATCGTGGAGGCTGACGCGCTGAGCGAGATAGAAGCCCGGGCGTCGCGGCAGCCCGTCGATGTGGCGCGCAATTTCGGTCCCCGCAGTGGATGGTCCGCGATGCGCGCGGCCACGCTCGGCCTGGCGAGTAAAGCCCGCACCCGCTTCGTCGTGCCCTTCTATACGCTCGAGTTCGACATCAAGCTGCCCGATGGGACGATGCTTTATTCCAAAGGGTTCACCTTCAATCCCCTGACCTATGTCGCGCTGCCCCAGCGTCTCGTCATTGTGCATCCGCGCGATCTTGGCTGGGCGCTGCGCACCGCGCGGCCCGCAGACTTCATTCTTCTGACCGCAGGCGATGCGTTGGCGTTGGGCGAACAGGTCGGCCGCCCACTCTTCATTCTTGAGGAACGCGTGAAAGACCGGCTCGGACTGACGGTCGCGCCGGTCATCGTCTCGCAGGCGGGACAGCGGCTCGTCCTGCAGGAATATGCCCCGCTCGACTTAATATCGAAGGCGGCTCACCGGGTGGAGATCGTCCGATGATAGCGCTGGATGGCCGCGCGCATCGCACGCGTTGCAGGCTTTGGATGATCCAGAGCCTGAAAACATGCCGCGACATCGCTGGGCTGCAAAAGCGTCCGCTCGGTCGCGCGCTCACCGGTCGTACTTACCTGTCCACTGGATGCCGCCATGTCACTGGACCTCGTCACAATCTTCGTAGAGTCCTAAAAGTCATATCGGCATCCCTGACACTTACACGCCGGCGGCTTCCGATCGGCCAGCTCTCGCTGGCCCTGGGATTTTTGATCTCCATCTCAACGCCGATACCCGCTCAAGCGTCGAAATGCGAGGCCGGTACGATCTTCAATCCGATCACGAAGGTGCGCTGGACCTGCATTTTCCCGATCACGATCGGCGGCGTGAAGGTCGGGAGTTTCGACAAGCTCGACAAGGAACTCGACGCCCAGTCGGCGAGCAAGCCGCTATGTGCCTGTCGCAAGGGTGTCAGCTTCTGGTTCGGGGTCAAGGTCAGCTTCTGGTCGCCAAATCGCATGGTCGATGTCGTCACCGAGCCTGGATGCATGATGGCGCTGGGCGCTGATCTGATGCCAACCGGCGGCAAGCTCCAGGGTAGCCAGAGTTCAATCGCCGATGGAACGAATAGCGTCAAGATGTTCGCGCAGATGCATTATTATATCGCGCCGGTCTGGAAGATGCTCGACATGTTCACCGATCTGCCGTGCATCGAGGATGACGGTTTCGACGTCGCTATGATCACCGAGGTTCTACCGACCTGGCAATCGGGAACGCTGGGCGCGATCATCCAGCCCGAAGGCATATTGTTCGGTAATCCCGCCGCCGGCCTTGCCTGCATGGCAGACAGCGCTGCGGCTGCGGCGGGCAAGGTCATCGACCCCCTCTTCTGGTGCATGGGCTCCTGGGGTGCCACCTACCCGATCGCTGGTGACATCCATTTTGGTGACAGTGTCGAGGCTTGGGCGGGTCTCGCCGCCCGCGGCACCTTCATGATGGGACGCCTCGGCGCGCTGACCATCTCCTCGGCGGACGGCTGCGCATTCAAGCCGCAGCCGATCTGGACCAAGAGCCGCTACAAGCTCCAGATCATGGAGCCGGTCAAGGGCGGTAAATGCGTCAATGTCGGCCGTCCCGGCGCGCTCTGGTCGAGCGGCAAACACGCCCCTGGCAAAGACAATGCCCAGTTCATGCTTTTCGAAAAGGTGATCTGCTGCGCCGGCATTCCGGTGCCATGAGCAGACCACCCACCAGATGCATCGCGCGTGACCCAAAGGTCTCCCGGTCTGCCCGCCACAGCACCCAAGGCCGGCTGGACGCGTGCGGTGCAGGAGCGGCGTCGACGCCCCTTGACGACGCCGCTCCACCCTCGATTCCAGCGATGCCTCGCTCGGCCAATGCCCGCCCTTCCCTGAACGCGGCAGATCCATCTCCTCTGCCCTGCGCCAAGGCGACGCTGACGATGTTTGAGGGCCAGGCTGTGTTTCGGCTCGCGTCCGGCGGTCTCTTCCGGCTCCGCCACGGCAGTCGCACCCAAGGGCCGATGCGGCCATGACCCGCTGGTGCGCCGCCCTTCTTCTGAGCGTTGGATCGCCGCTGGTCCTGCAGGCAGTAGCACTTGGCCAGGAACCTGTGCCCAGTGTCCAGGAGCGCGCGCGGGCTGCCGCCGCTGCATCGCGCGCGCGTACCGGCGACAGCGATGCGCTGCGATCCAACGTCGTGACGCCCGGCCTTGCCGGGCAGCCCATCGCGACGGTCGATGGCAAGACCAGCTTCACCCCTTCGATCAGCTGCCAGAAAAGCGCGACGCTCCTTGAACTGCTGGTCCAGCCTGGCGCCACCGGCGACCTTGGGCAGGTGCGGATCGCCCATGACCGCGACTTTGACGGCGCCTTCGACAACCAGACCCAGCTGCCCGTACCGGTGTCGGGCGTTTGCGCCAATGGCGTCATCGCCTGCAATCCGGGCACCTGGGAGGGATGCCGCGCCTATGCGTGGAATGTGGACGAGAGCCAGAAAATCGGGCTCACGCAAACGGCGATGACACGGCTTGCGGGCTGCTATTGTCTCAACAATAGCTGCGGGTCCAATCTCGCCTGGGGCAATATGGCAGGGGTCCTCAAGGATCTGGGAGGCGGCGTCGTTGGCGCCCTTACAACGGCCGATCCCCGCATCGGGGTCGCGCAGGCGCAGGTGGAAGGTCCGGTCATCCGCTATATCGGCGCGCAGACGACCGCGTGTGCGACCAACCCCGCGGTCGACCAGACGCGCTATAAGGCCGCCCCCACGCTTCTGGCCGGCGACGCCGAGGCGGTGGCCGCTGCCAGTTCCATATTCCAGGCGGTCAAGGCGTCGCCAGCGGGGTTCGGAAAAGCCCAGCAGGTGTCGGTCTGCACCATAAACCGCGAAACCAGCATGTCTTCGCCCGACCCGCAGACGATCATCACCCGATCATCCGGGGGATATGCGACCATAGCGCCAGCACCCGATCGGCTGTCCTTCCTGATGGGCTCGCCAGGCGACGACAGCCTCAAAGGGGGCAAGTGCGGAATCTTCGATTTCAGGATGACGATCGACGTTGGCGACGGGGATCGACTGAAGGCGGTCCGCCTGGCACGTTATTATGCAGATGACTGGGCCCAGGTGCGGGTGGACGGGCAACTGGTAGCATCAGGCCCATCCCCCTGGACGGACATGGGGTTGCCGCCGGGCAAATGCGAGAGGGGCGGACCGTTCAATGCCGCGCCGGCCGTTGATCTGACAACGTCCATGACGCCGGGCTCGCACGAAATCTGGCTTCGCGTCGCTGTCGGAGACGAAGGCGAAGCATTTGCCCAGATTGACGCCGATCTGGACCTTGCCTGTCGGGCGAGCGAAAGGGTGGTTGATCTGTGCGCCGGCTATGCCAGCCAGTCCCACTGTCATCTCAAAGATGAGACGGTTGATGGCGTAGCGACCTTTCGCAGCGGCGTGGGCACGGGTCTTTCGCCACTTCCGCAGACCCGGACAGTCGGCACGGGGGCTTGCACGACGCAGCTCACCCGCGACTTCTTCCTGCGCGAACGGCGCTATGCCTGCACCATCGACACGGGTGTGCAGACGCCCCCTGACCTGTCCCGCAGCGCCTATATCATCGACAGGTCAACCGAGACCCTTCTCGCGGACAGGGCGCGCACCGCAGATGGTGGCGTTGCGCAGACCACCCGCCCCTTTGCCTTGCCCGAACGCGGTTCCGTGCCGGCCTGCGAAGCCATCTGCAAAACGAGGGCAGCACGCGTGAACAGCGACGCCGCGCCCGATGGCGTGGTCGGCGCTCTGCAGAACAGCCCTCAAGGCTGGGATACCTATTACCACGCCTGCACCGCCGACAATGTCTGCCCTGCAGGCGACGGTGAGGAGATCCTCTCGGCGTGTGGCTGCCTCGACGATTTCCCGCAAGCCGTGGCAATGATGCAGACGGTCAGGCTCGCGGGCGCCGACCTTGTCTGCACGGCGAGCGCGCCATGAGCGGCCGCAATGCCTTTACCGCCGCGCTGATGCTCTTGCTCGCTACCTGCGCGCAGCCCCAGGTCGCCACTGCGCAGACGGAGGCGACGCAGCAATGGCTCTGCGCGGTCGATCGCAACGGCAATGGCGATGCCGCCGATGAAGGCGAGATCGCCGGATGCGGGACCATGGAAGGTGGCCAGCATCTATGCCCCATCGACCAGGTCGCCTGTACGCAGGGCATCGACCACCATTATGCCTGCCCGCTTGGGCCCCAATATGCCTGCCTTTCGCCCGACGGCATCGCGCCACCGAGTTGCTCGCCCCATGCCTGCATCGATACTGGTGCCCATCCGATCGAGACCGATGTTTCGATCGACGACCCCGGCACTCCGGCAGACGGCACGGTCGATGAAGACGGCAATTGTCTCGGGACGATCGAGATATTCGGCGGCCGGAAACTGCGCTGCCGACCACCGGGTCTTAGCGTCACCTTCCAGAACTGCTGCAAGGACAAGGGGCAAATCGTCAAGGACGGGATGGGGGCGTCGATCAGCTCGATCGGTACCAAGATCGCGGTCGCCAAGGGCGTGTTCACCGGCATGAAGGCGGCTTATACCGCGTTCCGGGCGGGTGCGACCGCGAGCCAGGCAGCGAGCGCAGGCGCCAACGCGCTGATCGTCGGGATCGACCCAACGTCGATCGCCATCAGCCTTGCGATCAATTTCATGATGGAGGTGCTGCTGCGAGGCTGCGACCAACAGGATATGGAAGCGGGCATGCTGCGGGGTTCGGGCATGTGCCACGAGGTCGGCACCTACTGCTCGTCGAAGATCCTGGGCATCTGCGTCCAGAAGGCGAAAAGCCAGTGCTGCTTCAACAGCAAGCTCGGTCGCATCATCCAGGAGCAGGGCCGCCCGCAGTTAAAGGCGTTCGCCAATGGCTGGGGCGAGGTCAAATCGCCCGAATGCCGCGGCTTTACGCCCCAGGAGTTCCAGGCGCTCGACTTCAGCCGCATGGATCTGTCCGAATATTATAGCGAGATCGAGGCCCGGTCGGCCGATCTCATCCAGTCCGATATGGAGGAGCGCGTCGATGCGTATCTCAAGACCGTCCAGCCTTAGTCTGGGCGCTGCATTGGCGCTGGCGGGTGTGCCTTACGCCCTTGCCCAGACGGCTGAAGAACAGCAAGAATCAGGCCCTGGTCCCGCGATCGGCGCGCCTGCAACCGGCGCACAAGCGATGGAGGCTCTGGCCAGCGCGCGTACCCGCCAGAGTGAGGCACCATTGGCGCGGTCTCCTTCGCCTGTTCCGCCTACATCCTCCGCACCGATGCGCAAACGGGCCTTTGAGGCGTTGCGATCTCGAAAGCCCTCCCCTGTTCTTGAAGAACGCGCACGAGCGGCCCGGCTGGCAGGCGAGGCGCAGCTTGCGAGGGACCGTAAAGCGATGGGCAAGCGGCTGGCGCAAGCCCTGGGCCTGGAAGCGCCCTCAGCACAGGCGATCGTCGACGCGGTCGCGCCCGCAGCCCCCCGATCCTGGGTGCCGGTCCTGTTCGTTTCCTCTTCACTCCCGATCACGACGCTGCGGAACTACGCCGGGCAGCTCGAGCGCGCGCACGGGGTCCTTGCATTTCGTGGCATGCCCGGCGGGCTCACCAAGGTCGGCCCGATGGCGAAGCTCTCGGCAGAGATCCTGCGGCTCGATCCAGGCTGCGAGGGCCCGGCTTGCGCCATGCGCAATGTGCAACTGATCGTCGATCCGATCCTGTTCCGGCAGCATGGCGTCACAAGGGTACCCGCGCTTGGGTTTCTGCCGGGCGATCCGACTCAGCCCTATTGCGAGCGGGAGGAGGAAGGACCCGCCTCTACCAAAGCCGCGCATCTCGTCTATGGCGATGCGGCGCTCACCGGAATGTTCGAAGCCTATGCCCGCCTCGGCGGCAAAGAGGAGGTGCGCGATGCTCAGACTCGCCTGGAACGCCGCTAGGCTCGGCTGGCCCGTTGTCCGCGACCTGCCCCGGCGGGCCGCCGAAGCCTTGGGACAAGCGGGTCCCGATCAGCCAGCCATGCCGGAACGGTTATGGAAAGCGATGGCTATAGTGTCGGCCATTGCCTTGTTCGTCTGGTGGGCGCTGCCCCAGCTGGTCTGGGTCCGCAGCCCCTCGATCAACGCCTATGCTGTCCGTAAATCGCCTGGGACCATCGCCCGGCATGATCTGGTGATGTTCGAACTGCGCCATCCCCTCGCCGGGCCGGTACCGGTCAATGTCACCAAATATGCGCTATGCCTGCCCGGTGACCATCTTGCGTCCTTCACCATGCGGTCCGATCGCTTTTCCGGACGCATAGAGGCCGCCTTCTTCTGCAACGGCAACCTCCTGGGTGTCAGCAAAGCCTATGGGAGGAACGGCAAGCGACTGGACTATTTTCGCTGGAAAAGCGGGCCGATCCCTGAAGGCCGGGCCTATATTGGCTCATCCTACAAGGACGGGTTCGACAGCCGTTATTTCGGCCTGGTCCCGATCGCAAAACTGGTGCGGATGGAGCGGGTGCTGTGAAGCGCGCGGTTTCCCTATTCGTGGCGGCGGGCATACTTGCCCTCGTCCCGAAGGCCGCGCGAAGCGCGGATGCACCGCCGCCGTCAACGAAGGTCCGCCAGGGCTATTGGTGGTACGAGGCACCGCCGGCGCCCAAGGCGCAAGCGGACGAGATGGAGGATGGGCCGCTCGTTAAACCCGTCATCCCGCCGATGGCCGAGCTTGCCCGATGGACCCCACCGAGAATCCGCAAACTCATCGAGTCTCAGCGCGACTATGCCGCGACCGTGCTGACCGTGGACGCAGTATCGGACTTCTGGCGGCTGCAGGATTTCGCCCGGCGCAAGGCCAGGGCTTTTGCCGGCGTCACCCAGATTGCGATGCTCACCCATCCCGAGCTCAATGCCAAGTCGGCCAATCCCATGGTCGGCGATGCGCGCGCCGCGCTGGGTGCCCAGAAGGAGGCAGTTCGCCGGGCCTATCTGCGCGGACAGGCAAGGCAATATGCCCTCGTCATGTTCAGCCGGGAGAGTTGCGGCTACTGCCGGGTGCAATGGCCGATCGTCCAGCGGTTTCAGGAGGATTATGGCTGGCAGGTGATCCGGCAGGATCTTGATGCTCATCCCGAACTAGGATCGCGGTTCGGGGTCGAGGTGACGCCGACGACGATGGTGATCCGGCGCGACAGCGCACAGCGCATGGTGATTGCAAGCGGCGTCGAGGCTTATCCGAACCTCTCGCAAATGACCTATCAGGCAGTCAGGCTGCTCAATGGCGATATCCGACCCGAACAGTTCATGACGGGCGCTGGCGAAGAAGGCGGCTTTTTCGATGCCCTGGCCAATGGGCCCGTCGCTGCATCCAGTCTGGCGCCGGATGGCCAAAGGTCGAGCATCACCATCGGGGGCGACGAGCGATGAGGGCAAGCAGTAGCCTCAGGCGATCGACTATTGCGGTCATGGCCGGGCTTTGCGCGCTTGGTCCGGGCATCGCGATGGCTGCCGAGGCAGGCAGGGACCTGGCGCGCCGGGCAGCGATACATCCTGTTGCAAGCGTGCCTGACCTGCAGGCCTGGATCGCACGCATACCGGCAACAAAGGATTTCCCGCCTGACCTCGCCCAGACACTGCGCGGTAGTTCCAGCCTGTTCCTGATCGAGATGAGCACGGCACCAGGCTGCATTCCCTGTGCCGACCTCTGGGCGCGGCTCGCCCGGTTTCGCTCGCGCTATGGATGGCGGGTGCACACGATCACCACTCAGAGCGCGCTTTTGCGGTCGGGGCGACTGGGGCTTCCCTGGGTTGGTCACCCGGTGGCCTGGGTACGCCCGCTTGATGATGAGGACCGTACTGTGCCCATAGCGATCGGCACCGATCTCGATGCCAATCTGGCTCGCAATGCCTATCTGGCCGCCAAAATACTGACAGGCGTCAGGCCGTCCGTGGGCGTGCGGGCGATGTCGAAATTTTCAGGCATTGTTGGAGCAAGCAGGCCAGCAGAGGCACCCCGGTGATGAACTGTGCAGGCGCTCTTCGATCATGCGCGCGCGCGCAGCATCTGGCCGGCCGTTTCAAGCGGCATCACCATGATGTCCGCAGAAAGGGGGTAGGTCTCGCTGCCAGGATAGATGACGATCTGGCGTTGGGGCCTCAGATCCTGGCACGCGTGATGAAAGCCGCGTTCGACCTTGGGCGAAAGGCTACGCTTTACCTCATAGACCCACAAATCGCCCCCTGGCAGCGTGATCAGAAGATCGATCTCTGCGCCGGCGGCGGTGCGATAGAAATTGGCGAGACTGCCTTCAGGCGCCGCTGCGATCAGACTTTCTATAACAAAGCCCTCCCAGCTACCGCCAGCCACGGGATGCCCAAGAACCGCCTCTTCGTCGCCAAGGCCAAGCAAGGCATGGACCAGGCCGCTGTCGCGTACATAGATGCGCGGCGATTTGACGAGCCGCTTGGCGGTGTTGCTGTGCCAGGGCTCCAGCCTGCGAACGAGCAGCAGATCAACCAGCAGGTCGAGATAGTTGGCAATTGTCTTGGAGTCGAGACCGAGGCCTCGTGCAAAGTCCGAAGCGTTCATCAGGCCAGATTGCTGATGGGCCAGCATCGTCCAGAAGCGCCGCAATGTCTCGGCGGCTATTCTGGGGCCGAGCATGGGCACGTCCCGCTCGAGATAGGTGCGGATGAAGTCCTGCCGCCAGCGCAGACTGGAGCGGTCACTGGCCCCAAGAAAGCTGTCAGGGAACCCGCCTCGTACCCACAGCCTGTTCATCGCTTGCGCGTCTACCTCAAGGGCATCGAGTCCCCCCATTTCAAGATAGCTGACCCGACCGGCCAGACTTTCTCCCGACTGCGCCAGGAGATCGATCGATGCCGAACCCAGGAGCAGGAAGCGGCCGGATGTAAGGCCTTCGCGTCTGCCACTATCGATCAATCCCCGCAGGATCTGGAAAAGCCCCGGCAGGCGATGCACTTCATCAAGGATCACCAGCTTGTCCTGATGCCCCGAGAGATAAAGCTCAGGCTCGCTCAGCTTCGCACGATCCGCGTCGGATTCCAGATCGAGATAGAGCGAAGGGGTCGTCTTGCCGATCTCGAGCGCCAGCGTGGTTTTACCCACCTGACGCGGTCCCAGCAGCGCCACTGCTGGTGTCGTAGCCAGACGTTCGATCAAATCTGTTGCGATATGCCGTTCAATCATCCTCGCATTATTGGAATATATTTCCAAATTTACAAGGTTAAATTACAAACCCTGCGGACCTGGCGGACCGATGAAACTCCCATTTTCTCTAGAAGAGGTCTACAGCCATGCAACGTCTGCGTCACCATGCCCTGTCTGCCGGTATTGCCACGCTTGCGGCATGTAGCGTCAGTTCACCGGCGCAGGCGCAAGGTTGGGCGGAAAGCTGGTTCGACAATGTCACCTATACAAGTCCCGGAAGCTTTGAGGATCAGACCCGCGGCTATGTGACGGCCGGCGGCATGTCGGGCCGGGTCGATGTCCATAACGACTATCTGATGAGCCTGACAGTCCCTAAGGTGAAGGCGGGGTGCGGCGGCATCGACATGTTTCTGGGCGGCATGTCATTCCTTGATCCCGACTATCTGGTGCAGAAGCTCGAGAGCATCCTCCAGGCCGCCCCTGCCGTTGCGTTCCAATATCTGCTCGAGACGCTCGATGAGAAGATGGGCAACATCATCTCGAAGATGGAGGCAACGACCAACTATCTCAATTCCATCCAGGTCAATGACTGTCGGCTTGCCAATCGCATGGTGCAGATCGGCAAGGGCGACGACAATATGTCGGGGATCATCGAGGAAATGACGGGCTATCGCTCGGTCAAACAGGGCTTTGCCAAAAGCTACCAGCAAAGCCGCGAGAAGATCGAGGCAAACGCCAACAATCCGACGGAGGATCTCAAGGACGCACTGGCCAACTGCCCGGCTGAGGTGACGGACATCTTCCGCACCGGCTCGCTCCTGTCCCACGCGGCCGCCCGGGTCGGCGCCAGCAGCTGGGCGAGCGTCATGCGCGCGCGGGTCGGCGACGTCTATATGCGCTGGGACGCGAACGACAAGGTGCCCCTCTTCTCCGCGATCCCGGCCTGCCCGGCGCAAGACAGCGAGTCCCCTGACGATTTCCTATCCGGCAAGGTCCAGAAGCGCGCACTTAACATGCCTGCGACTGCGGACGATTGCTCGGCCGATGGGACCAAGGGCGCGCTGGCGCTGTCGCGCGAACGGCTCGAGGCCATTGCGGGAAAGATCAAGACGAAGGCTGCATTGTCGGAAGAAGAGCGCCAGTTCGTCGCCAATGTCCGCACCCTGCCTGTTTACCGAATGCTCGAATGGGGCGTGCGCCAGGGCGTGGTCGGCTCGGTGATCGCCGACACCGATGAGCTGGTCGCCCTGACCCTTGCCTATCAGATGCTGAACGACCTCACCCGCACGATCGATTTTACGCTTACCAATGCCGAGCGCGGCACAAGCGCGGCGGGCGCCGCGGACGGCGCGAGCGCCAATATTTGCCAGACCCGGATCCTCACCAAGGGAATCGAGCAGCTGCGCGACCTGCGCGAGGAGGTGCTGCGGCAGCGCGCGCAGATGCGGCAATCCTATCTGGCGGCGCTAAACCAGGCGAACCTGTCGGCCAACTATGCCGGGCTCCTGCGCCAGCGCGATCTCGATGCCCGCAATGCCGCCGGCGTAGCCGCCACCCGCAATCGCTGAATGGGGAGCCGTTAGATGCGCCCGATGCTTCAAACTGCCCTTCGCCCTGCCCTTGCCAACCCGATCGCCTGGATCGGCGCGACGTTGACCCTCCTCCTACCCTCCCCTGCCCTGGCCCTCGAGGCGAGCTACCATAGCTATGACGGCTTTGAGGAAACGGTAGATGCATTTCGCCTCGTATCGATGATATTTGCCGATCCCCGTTACGAGACGCTGGTGCTGATCATGGCGGTCGCCGGGATCGCGCTGGGCGCCGTGCTGGCGAGCATCAGGGGTCAGGGCATGGGGCTCGTCGCCTTCGGCTTCCACATCCTGATGGGCGTGGGGCTGTTCGTCGGGTTCGTGGCGACCACCGGCACGGTCCATGTCTATGACCGGGTTCGCAACGCCTATCAGCCGGTCGGCGACGTCCCCAATCTCCTCGTCCTCGTCGCGGGCACCACAAACCTTATCGAACGCGCGCTTGCCGAGACAATCGACGACAATGTGCTCGATCCCAATGCCAAGCTGGAGTTCGGCGCGGGCGGCCATGCGTTCAATCTCTTCTTCAACGCCGCGGCGCCGCGTGGGCCTATGACCGACACCTTCCTCGACGCGACGGTGAAGGACTATGTGCGCCAATGTTATCCGGTCGCGCGCGTATCCTCTGCCTATGGGGTGGATGACGACATGCTGTTCCGGACGGCCACCGATCTGCCTGCGGCCTTTGCAGCGATGGCGGGTCCGGCCACTTTCTCGACCGTCTACACGCCCACCGACAAGGGCGGCGTGACCATGAGCTGCGCCGACGCCTGGGATCATATTTCAACACGCCTGGCCGAGCCGACCCTGTTCGACGCCTATGTCCGCCAGGCCTGCATCCGTACCGGGTTCGACGTCGACAATGCGGGACAGCTCGCCCGCTGCCGCAGTCAGCTGGGGGAAATGGGCCAGATGATGATGGGGACGCCGCTGTCGCTTGCAGCCTTCATGACCGACGTCATGCTGGGCACGAGCGTCGGCGATGTTCTGTTCGAGGACTCCCCGGCATCGG encodes:
- a CDS encoding conjugal transfer protein TraW, coding for MPAAGDSAMHKRCAIPIMLCIASISEPAQAGTATIGRTWPIVEADALSEIEARASRQPVDVARNFGPRSGWSAMRAATLGLASKARTRFVVPFYTLEFDIKLPDGTMLYSKGFTFNPLTYVALPQRLVIVHPRDLGWALRTARPADFILLTAGDALALGEQVGRPLFILEERVKDRLGLTVAPVIVSQAGQRLVLQEYAPLDLISKAAHRVEIVR
- a CDS encoding TraU family protein; its protein translation is MISISTPIPAQASKCEAGTIFNPITKVRWTCIFPITIGGVKVGSFDKLDKELDAQSASKPLCACRKGVSFWFGVKVSFWSPNRMVDVVTEPGCMMALGADLMPTGGKLQGSQSSIADGTNSVKMFAQMHYYIAPVWKMLDMFTDLPCIEDDGFDVAMITEVLPTWQSGTLGAIIQPEGILFGNPAAGLACMADSAAAAAGKVIDPLFWCMGSWGATYPIAGDIHFGDSVEAWAGLAARGTFMMGRLGALTISSADGCAFKPQPIWTKSRYKLQIMEPVKGGKCVNVGRPGALWSSGKHAPGKDNAQFMLFEKVICCAGIPVP
- the traN gene encoding conjugal transfer protein TraN; this encodes MSGRNAFTAALMLLLATCAQPQVATAQTEATQQWLCAVDRNGNGDAADEGEIAGCGTMEGGQHLCPIDQVACTQGIDHHYACPLGPQYACLSPDGIAPPSCSPHACIDTGAHPIETDVSIDDPGTPADGTVDEDGNCLGTIEIFGGRKLRCRPPGLSVTFQNCCKDKGQIVKDGMGASISSIGTKIAVAKGVFTGMKAAYTAFRAGATASQAASAGANALIVGIDPTSIAISLAINFMMEVLLRGCDQQDMEAGMLRGSGMCHEVGTYCSSKILGICVQKAKSQCCFNSKLGRIIQEQGRPQLKAFANGWGEVKSPECRGFTPQEFQALDFSRMDLSEYYSEIEARSADLIQSDMEERVDAYLKTVQP
- a CDS encoding type-F conjugative transfer system pilin assembly protein TrbC; translated protein: MGKRLAQALGLEAPSAQAIVDAVAPAAPRSWVPVLFVSSSLPITTLRNYAGQLERAHGVLAFRGMPGGLTKVGPMAKLSAEILRLDPGCEGPACAMRNVQLIVDPILFRQHGVTRVPALGFLPGDPTQPYCEREEEGPASTKAAHLVYGDAALTGMFEAYARLGGKEEVRDAQTRLERR
- a CDS encoding S26 family signal peptidase is translated as MLRLAWNAARLGWPVVRDLPRRAAEALGQAGPDQPAMPERLWKAMAIVSAIALFVWWALPQLVWVRSPSINAYAVRKSPGTIARHDLVMFELRHPLAGPVPVNVTKYALCLPGDHLASFTMRSDRFSGRIEAAFFCNGNLLGVSKAYGRNGKRLDYFRWKSGPIPEGRAYIGSSYKDGFDSRYFGLVPIAKLVRMERVL
- a CDS encoding conjugal transfer protein TraF; the protein is MKRAVSLFVAAGILALVPKAARSADAPPPSTKVRQGYWWYEAPPAPKAQADEMEDGPLVKPVIPPMAELARWTPPRIRKLIESQRDYAATVLTVDAVSDFWRLQDFARRKARAFAGVTQIAMLTHPELNAKSANPMVGDARAALGAQKEAVRRAYLRGQARQYALVMFSRESCGYCRVQWPIVQRFQEDYGWQVIRQDLDAHPELGSRFGVEVTPTTMVIRRDSAQRMVIASGVEAYPNLSQMTYQAVRLLNGDIRPEQFMTGAGEEGGFFDALANGPVAASSLAPDGQRSSITIGGDER
- a CDS encoding ATP-binding protein, with amino-acid sequence MIERHIATDLIERLATTPAVALLGPRQVGKTTLALEIGKTTPSLYLDLESDADRAKLSEPELYLSGHQDKLVILDEVHRLPGLFQILRGLIDSGRREGLTSGRFLLLGSASIDLLAQSGESLAGRVSYLEMGGLDALEVDAQAMNRLWVRGGFPDSFLGASDRSSLRWRQDFIRTYLERDVPMLGPRIAAETLRRFWTMLAHQQSGLMNASDFARGLGLDSKTIANYLDLLVDLLLVRRLEPWHSNTAKRLVKSPRIYVRDSGLVHALLGLGDEEAVLGHPVAGGSWEGFVIESLIAAAPEGSLANFYRTAAGAEIDLLITLPGGDLWVYEVKRSLSPKVERGFHHACQDLRPQRQIVIYPGSETYPLSADIMVMPLETAGQMLRARA
- a CDS encoding conjugal transfer protein TraH, producing the protein MQRLRHHALSAGIATLAACSVSSPAQAQGWAESWFDNVTYTSPGSFEDQTRGYVTAGGMSGRVDVHNDYLMSLTVPKVKAGCGGIDMFLGGMSFLDPDYLVQKLESILQAAPAVAFQYLLETLDEKMGNIISKMEATTNYLNSIQVNDCRLANRMVQIGKGDDNMSGIIEEMTGYRSVKQGFAKSYQQSREKIEANANNPTEDLKDALANCPAEVTDIFRTGSLLSHAAARVGASSWASVMRARVGDVYMRWDANDKVPLFSAIPACPAQDSESPDDFLSGKVQKRALNMPATADDCSADGTKGALALSRERLEAIAGKIKTKAALSEEERQFVANVRTLPVYRMLEWGVRQGVVGSVIADTDELVALTLAYQMLNDLTRTIDFTLTNAERGTSAAGAADGASANICQTRILTKGIEQLRDLREEVLRQRAQMRQSYLAALNQANLSANYAGLLRQRDLDARNAAGVAATRNR